The nucleotide window GTCCAATTCGATCGCTTCGATGACTCTGCGTCGAAAATCTTCACTGTAGGGGCGGGCCATGGTCAGCAGGGGGAATTACTCACTTCCCTTCTAGTCTACGTCCTAAGGTCGCTGGCTTTAGCTATATCCCCTCTGAACGGAAGATGCTTTTTGGGAAATCACCTTATATCAAGGGGGCGTTGTAGTTCGGCATTGTAGGATTTGCAGCAGTTAAGGGCGTGGTGAGTTCTGTGGGGCTGGGGTTGAAGCCAGGGATAGCGGTTGTTAGACCGTTGGCAACCAGACGATCGCTAAATTGAGCTGCGAGCTGATCGCGTTTTTGAGTAAAGGTGCGGGTGGGGTCTTCTACTGTGACAAAGAAACTGCTGTTGAATTGGTTGGGTGTTGTCCACATGATCTGAGCGAGGCGATCGCCGGTGCTGGCATGGCTGATTTGGGTGAAAAATTCCCAGCCTTGTCGTCCCTCGGTGATTACGAGTTGGTCAAAGCTCATACCGCCAATTAAGCCAAAGCGATCGTTGTTGTTGAATTGAAAGATTTTGCTGGTACCGGAGCCGAAGCTGAGGATAAATAGATCGTTGCCATGACCGCTATAAATTTGGTTATTGCCTGCTCCTGCATCGACGATATTATGTCCCTCAGCGAGGTAGATGGTGTCGTCGCCGTCGCCTGTGAGGATATAGTCGTTGCCTGCTCCGTCGGTGATCCAGTCGTTGCCGGAGCCAGATTTAATCCAGTTATGACCTTCGCCTGCTTGGATGATATTGTTGCCATCGCCTGCGTCGATGAGGTCGTTGCCGGGGCCTGCGGTAATGCGATCGTTGCCTGCGCCTGCGAAGATGAGGTTGTGACCTTCCCCTGCGTCGATGATGTTATTGCCTTCTAGGTCGATGATGAGGTCTTTGCCAAGTTCGGCATAGTGGAGATCGTCGCCGAGGCCACCGATTTGAATATCATTACCTAACCCACCGACGATACGATCGTTGCCTTCTCCACCAATGAGAGTGTCATCGCCTGCATAGCCTTCTAGGATATCATCTCCTCCAAGACCAAGAAGGATATTTCTGCCATTATCCCCAATTAAGTAGTCATTAAACTGGCTACCTTCAAGTCCTTCAGTTTCTGTAATTTCATCGCCAATAGCGTCACCTTGCCACCCGCTCCGCGCATACAGACTAACAGCAATGCCTGACGTGGCATCTCTGTAGGAAACAATATCAAATCCGGCTCCACCATTAAGACGATCTCTGCCAGCACCGCCCAACAGGATATCATCACCATCTTGACCTTGGAGGTCATCATCACCTGCCAGCCCGATGAGAATATCATTGCCGTCCCAACCGCGAATTTGATTATTGAAACGGTTGCCAATCAGGATATCCGCAAATTTTGAGCCATCGATATTCTCAAGGTTTTTCAGAACATCGGAGAAGCCGTAACCATCTTTTGCTGCACCAGCACTAATTTCAAAGCTAAAGCCAGGTACAAAATAGGTTTGCTGACTACTGTTATAGCCTCGGCTCTCATCAATGTTGACAATGACTCCTGAAGGTGCATCTCCATAGTCCACAAGATCGTCACCTTCACCACCATCAATAGCATCTGCCCCACTGTTGCCTCGAAGTAAATCCGCTCCACTGTCACCAAAAATCAGGTCATTGCCAGTACCACCTTCAATGAGGTCATTGCCCGCACCACCATGCAGTTCATCATTGCCTGCATCGCCCCAGATTCTGTCATTGCCGATGCCACTGTCTCCGAATACAACATCATCACCACCGCCAGCGTGGATGTCATCGTCGCCATCGCCGCCACGAATATAGTCATTGTCACCGATGTCAGGGTTACCCTCAAGATCGCCCCAGATGATGTCTAACCCTTGATTGCCGAAGATTGTATCTTTGCCAAGACCACCAATAATTGTGTCATTGCCAAACTCGCCGTAGATTGTATCGTCGCCACCTAGCCCAACAATATAATCATTGCCATATCCAGCAGTAATGATATTGTTTCCGTCATTTCCAACAAGGTTATCAGTGCTGTCAGAATCTGAGCCAATAATATTTTCAATGTCTAGAAGGATATCTACACCACCCCAACTGTCTACAGCTCGACCACGACTAAGATCAACTAGCACTCCATATGGATCTCGCCGATAACTGACTGTATCAGAACCAGCACCTCCATCTAAAATGTCATTGCCAGCATTACCAATCAGTAGATCGTTGCCGCCCAAGCCCCTGATCTTATTATCTAGCTGGTTTCCAATTAAGATATCGTTGTTTAGAGAACCTTGAATATTCTCTAAACCACTGAGCCTATCTACAGTTCCAAATCCATCTTGAGCCTCACCTCGATCGACAAAAAAGTCAGGTTCAAGGTCTCTGTAATAGAAATCTGGATTGGCATCGTTAACTGAATTTTGCCGTCTGAGACCTGTGTTGTTCTGATAGGCTTTATCTTCGTTAATGTTTACAACAACACCATTCAGTGAATTTGTGTAATAGACTGTATCTTCACCGTTACCACCAATAATAGTATCATTACCTAAGCCACCGACTAAATCATCGTTTCCATTCCCCCCATTGAGTAGATCATTACTACCGTTTCCAAAAAGCTGATCATTTCCATCATTGCCGAAGAAATTATCGTTGCCATCGCCCCCATTCATTTTATCGGAGAAATTGGAACCAAAAATCCCTTCAATATCTACCAGAATGTCTTCTTCCACGTCTCCTTTGTGATCCAAAGAACCTTTGACAACTCGGTAAATATCAGAACTAGGCATTGGAAAGGGCTGTCCCCTCAAACCCATGTATTCAGAGTAAACGGTGATTGAATGTCCCCAAGAAGTATATTGAACGAAGTCATTTCCCTCTCCTGAACCACCATCAATAAAATCCCAGCCAGAACCAGCGATTATCCAATCGCTACCAGACTTACCGCGAACCACGTCATTTCCAGCCTTGGGATTGAATGTATCTCTATCATCAGATCCTTCCAGCCAGTCTCCATCGTCTGTGCCTTCTATAACACCTTTCCCAAATATAGGGCTATTGGGGAAATAGTATCCTTTTGGATTCAATACTTCAGCAAATTTTTGGAATTGAGGTCTAACATCTTGTCTACCAGGGATAATGATAGAGGGAGCATCTGGTGTTTTTATAAATCCAATATCTGGAATTTCAATACCATTGCTAAGAACAAGATCTTTTCCCAAATAGCGCCCTAAATCATGCCCAATCCAAACTCCAAATCCAGATTGAGAAATATCTTGAATTGAGAAATTTGGAAGCCAATCTAAAAGATGTTGAAATTTCTCCTTATTTGAAGCTCTGACATCAATTTTCAAACGTGCAACTGGATCAACAATCGGAATGATATTTGTGAATGTAGAGAGAGTATCTGAATCAAGAGACAGCGTGGAGTAATTGGTTGGTGAGCCAAGAGAAATTATTTTTATACGTGAACCAAATGCGCTCTGAAAGTCTTCTCTTCTTTCTAGCAAACCATCTTCAACAAAGAAGTTCCCTTGCGAATGAGGAACAAATATCACTGAGTTATTTACATTGTTTTGCAAATGATTTAATACATCTTGCATCCAATCGACTTCATTATTCTTTGTGTCTTTTATGTGATGATTTAATGATTTACTAGCAGGAGCAGGATCACTAGAAAAGAATTGACTTAAGGCCTCCATCAAATCAGTTGGTGGGTCAAAACCAATGCGTTCGGCTATATCATCCAAATCTCCAAATCTGTCTACGAAATCTGCAATTAAGATTTTCTGTAGTGGATTCATCTGGAGAAGTTGTACAGCCCCCAAAATGGGTGTACTAATTAGTTGACTTAATTTAAATGCAGCATAGTTGTTTGTTTCTCCGTTCAACAATGCCCACTTATCAGCTAATACTCCATCAGGAGTCTGAGCCCCTAGTGCATTAGGAAATTTTGCCTTCCAATAGTCACGATACCTATTAACAGCAAAGGTGAAAATTGCTGCTACAAGAGAACTGTGAAATTCTTGTATCTCAGCATTTGGACCTTTGGAAGGATTATAAAATGATTCCAGCTTAAGCGACCCATATCCAGGTGTAACTACTGCATCTCCCCACTCTTTAAGCTTTAATTCATTTTTCACATCACTTCTCTGAGTATCAAATCCTGCCTCATCTGTCAAAATTCCATTGATGAATACGACTTTAGTCTGACCTCGCTGCTCAACTATATTTTTATAAACCCAGTCAGAATTCCAACTGTAATCATTAGAGTAGGTA belongs to Alkalinema sp. FACHB-956 and includes:
- a CDS encoding calcium-binding protein, giving the protein MAYLKEDSAMLSQSQSIKSNTILLAKVLTPNLLYRNNHDYTFKLHFKSMSKLECGICSVALEHLNLEELMNNVTYSNDYSWNSDWVYKNIVEQRGQTKVVFINGILTDEAGFDTQRSDVKNELKLKEWGDAVVTPGYGSLKLESFYNPSKGPNAEIQEFHSSLVAAIFTFAVNRYRDYWKAKFPNALGAQTPDGVLADKWALLNGETNNYAAFKLSQLISTPILGAVQLLQMNPLQKILIADFVDRFGDLDDIAERIGFDPPTDLMEALSQFFSSDPAPASKSLNHHIKDTKNNEVDWMQDVLNHLQNNVNNSVIFVPHSQGNFFVEDGLLERREDFQSAFGSRIKIISLGSPTNYSTLSLDSDTLSTFTNIIPIVDPVARLKIDVRASNKEKFQHLLDWLPNFSIQDISQSGFGVWIGHDLGRYLGKDLVLSNGIEIPDIGFIKTPDAPSIIIPGRQDVRPQFQKFAEVLNPKGYYFPNSPIFGKGVIEGTDDGDWLEGSDDRDTFNPKAGNDVVRGKSGSDWIIAGSGWDFIDGGSGEGNDFVQYTSWGHSITVYSEYMGLRGQPFPMPSSDIYRVVKGSLDHKGDVEEDILVDIEGIFGSNFSDKMNGGDGNDNFFGNDGNDQLFGNGSNDLLNGGNGNDDLVGGLGNDTIIGGNGEDTVYYTNSLNGVVVNINEDKAYQNNTGLRRQNSVNDANPDFYYRDLEPDFFVDRGEAQDGFGTVDRLSGLENIQGSLNNDILIGNQLDNKIRGLGGNDLLIGNAGNDILDGGAGSDTVSYRRDPYGVLVDLSRGRAVDSWGGVDILLDIENIIGSDSDSTDNLVGNDGNNIITAGYGNDYIVGLGGDDTIYGEFGNDTIIGGLGKDTIFGNQGLDIIWGDLEGNPDIGDNDYIRGGDGDDDIHAGGGDDVVFGDSGIGNDRIWGDAGNDELHGGAGNDLIEGGTGNDLIFGDSGADLLRGNSGADAIDGGEGDDLVDYGDAPSGVIVNIDESRGYNSSQQTYFVPGFSFEISAGAAKDGYGFSDVLKNLENIDGSKFADILIGNRFNNQIRGWDGNDILIGLAGDDDLQGQDGDDILLGGAGRDRLNGGAGFDIVSYRDATSGIAVSLYARSGWQGDAIGDEITETEGLEGSQFNDYLIGDNGRNILLGLGGDDILEGYAGDDTLIGGEGNDRIVGGLGNDIQIGGLGDDLHYAELGKDLIIDLEGNNIIDAGEGHNLIFAGAGNDRITAGPGNDLIDAGDGNNIIQAGEGHNWIKSGSGNDWITDGAGNDYILTGDGDDTIYLAEGHNIVDAGAGNNQIYSGHGNDLFILSFGSGTSKIFQFNNNDRFGLIGGMSFDQLVITEGRQGWEFFTQISHASTGDRLAQIMWTTPNQFNSSFFVTVEDPTRTFTQKRDQLAAQFSDRLVANGLTTAIPGFNPSPTELTTPLTAANPTMPNYNAPLI